A segment of the Bacteroidales bacterium genome:
AAAGCAAAAAGATATTATTAAAAATGGCAGATGTGCTTGCTTATAACAAACCTGAAAATCCAGATGTGCAATATTTAAAGGGAAGTGTTGTGTTTCAGCACGAAAACTCATTTATGTATTGTGATAGCGCTTTGTTATACATAAACAAAAACAAGATGGAAGCTTTCGGAAATGTACATGTAAGAGTTTCTGATACAACCCAAATATATGGTAACAAATTGTTATTTGATGGAAATTCGAAAATTGCAATAATGGAGGAAAAAGTAGAACTAATTGATAATAACATAGTTCTGCATACAGAAAAACTTTATTATGATATAGGTAATGCTATGGGATATTATTTGGATAGTGCTGAAATTCAAGATCCCAACAATAAACTCACAAGCAAGCATGGCTATTATTTTTCAGATAAAAAAGAGTTTTTTTTCAGACACAATGTAGTGGTTACCGGAAATAATTTTAAATTAACTTCTGATAGCTTAATGTATAACACTAATACAGAGTTGATTAGTTTTTATGGAAATACACATATTATAAATGACGAAACAAATATTTATTGTAACCAAGGCTGGTATAACACAAAAACTGATAAGTCAGAGTTAATTGGTAGAGCAAAAATGACAAATAGATCTTCTGTTTTAATTGGCGATACTTTACGATATAACCGTGCTGTAGGAATTGGAAACGCTAGGAGAAATGCAGTTTTTAAAGATACCACAGAAAATGTGATTTTATACTCGCATTATGCTGATTTAAAAATGTCGGATAGCTCCGTAATGGCTACTGATAGTGCTGTTTTTATTAAATGGGAACAAAGCGACTCGCTTTTTTTGCATGGTGATACTTTATATACTAGAAAAGACTCTGCAAGCAGTAGAGAAGTTAAAGTTTATAATCATGTGCGTTTTTTTAGACCAGATATGCAAGGAGTTTGCGATTCTCTTTATTATTCTGAAAGCGATTCTTTAATGAGGTTTTACGTAGATCCTTGTTTGTGGAGCGACTCTACGCAAATTTCAGCAGATTATATTGACCTTAAGGTTGACAAAAATAAACCGCAAAAATTATTTTTAAAAAATAAAGCCTTTATCATTTCATTATATGAGAATTTTGAGTATCAGCAAATAAAAGGGGATAGCATTCATGGCTATTTCGTTGATAATATTCTAGACAATCTTTTGGTTGAGAATAATGCAGAAGTAATATACTTTATAGAAGATGAAAATGGTGCTAAAACTGGTATTAACAAAACAAAATCTACAAGAATGAGAATTTTTCTTAAAGATGGAGAAGTCTCAAGTATTGATATGCTTGCTAAACCAAAAGGCACGATTTTTCCAAACAAAGATTTGCCGCAATCTGAGCGAAAATTAGAAGGTTTTGAATGGAGAGAGTCTGAAAGACCACTTAGCAAAAATGATATTTTTAGAAGAAAATCTAAATCTACAAATACGGGAACTGTTGTAAGAGGTGTCGAATAGATGATTTTGTGTTTGTTGCTTTAAATCGGGCTGTAGCCGACAACAATTAATTACAAATAATTATATCCGTTTATAAACGAAAACAAACGTTTATTTACCGAATAAATCGCAATCCTTGTTTCATCTTTGCATTATTAATTTTTAAAAATAATCATTATGAACAAAGTAGAATTAATTGGTCATGTTGGGAAAGATCCTGACATAAAACAGACCAAATCAGGAAAAAAAATGATGCAATTTTCTTTAGCAACCACTGAAAGTTTTTCATCATCATTTGGTAATGTTGTTAAAAGCACTTGTTGGCATAGAATTGTTTTGTGGAATGAAGCAATTGAGAAATATCAAGACCTTGTTAAAAAAGGGAAATATATTTATGTGCTAGGAAGAATTAGCAACCGCAGCTGGGTTGATGAAGATGGACAAAACAGAAATATCTCAGAAGTCGTTTGTGATACTGTTGAATCTCGCACTTTTAGTAGTTCTGTTGGAGTTGTGTAGCGAGTTTTAATGCTACATTGCTAATTTTATTGTTGACTTATTTGTTGCAATAGGAAAATTGTAATAGGCAAGTTACTATAGGCAAATGGGAAAACCATTGTAGAGCTTAAATAGTCGTCCCTTAAAAAAGGCATTTTTTAAGCCGCCCATGGTTTGAAAACTTGTTGAAAAAACAGACGATAAATAAAACAAAGAAAATCTTTTTTGATTTTCTGCATTAGTTTCTTAAGATTC
Coding sequences within it:
- a CDS encoding single-stranded DNA-binding protein; the encoded protein is MNKVELIGHVGKDPDIKQTKSGKKMMQFSLATTESFSSSFGNVVKSTCWHRIVLWNEAIEKYQDLVKKGKYIYVLGRISNRSWVDEDGQNRNISEVVCDTVESRTFSSSVGVV